Proteins from a genomic interval of Pseudomonas sp. RC10:
- the alaC gene encoding alanine transaminase, producing the protein MADQGSPRRFARIDRLPPYVFNITAELKMAARRRGEDIIDLSMGNPDGATPPHIVEKLVTVAQREDTHGYSTSRGIPRLRRAISSWYKTRYEVDIDPETEAIVTIGSKEGLAHLMLATLDQGDTVLVPNPSYPIHIYGAVIAGAQVRSVPLVPGVDFFAELEKAIRGSIPKPKMMILGFPSNPTAQCVELDFFERVVALAKQYDVLVVHDLAYADIVYDGWKAPSIMQVPGAKDIAVEFFTLSKSYNMAGWRIGFMVGNPELVNALARIKSYHDYGTFTPLQVAAIAALEGDQQCVLDIAEQYRQRRNVLVKGLHELGWMVENPKASMYVWAKIPEAYAHLGSLEFAKKLLLEAKVCVSPGVGFGEYGDDHVRFALIENQDRIRQAVRGIRGMFRTDGLLPAKSV; encoded by the coding sequence ATGGCTGACCAAGGTTCGCCGCGCCGCTTTGCGCGCATCGATCGACTCCCCCCTTACGTGTTCAACATCACTGCCGAGCTGAAAATGGCTGCTCGTCGTCGTGGTGAGGACATCATCGACCTGAGCATGGGCAACCCCGATGGGGCAACGCCGCCGCATATCGTCGAAAAACTGGTCACCGTCGCCCAACGTGAAGACACTCACGGCTACTCGACTTCGCGTGGCATCCCGCGTCTGCGTCGGGCGATTTCCAGTTGGTACAAAACCCGGTACGAGGTCGACATCGACCCCGAAACCGAAGCCATCGTCACCATTGGCTCGAAAGAGGGCCTGGCACACCTGATGCTCGCCACCCTTGACCAAGGCGACACGGTGCTGGTGCCGAACCCCAGCTACCCGATCCACATCTATGGCGCCGTGATCGCAGGCGCTCAGGTGCGTTCGGTGCCGCTGGTGCCGGGCGTGGACTTCTTCGCCGAGCTGGAAAAGGCCATTCGTGGCTCGATCCCCAAGCCGAAGATGATGATTCTGGGCTTCCCGTCCAACCCGACCGCGCAGTGCGTCGAATTGGACTTCTTCGAACGTGTCGTCGCGCTGGCGAAGCAATACGACGTGCTGGTGGTGCACGACCTGGCCTACGCCGACATCGTCTACGACGGCTGGAAAGCCCCGTCAATCATGCAAGTGCCCGGCGCCAAGGACATCGCGGTGGAGTTTTTCACCCTGTCCAAGAGCTACAACATGGCGGGCTGGCGCATTGGCTTCATGGTCGGTAACCCCGAACTGGTGAATGCGCTGGCCCGAATCAAGAGCTACCACGACTACGGCACCTTCACGCCGCTGCAAGTGGCGGCGATTGCGGCACTGGAAGGCGACCAACAGTGCGTGCTCGACATCGCCGAGCAATACCGCCAACGCCGCAACGTGCTGGTCAAAGGTCTGCATGAACTGGGCTGGATGGTGGAGAACCCGAAGGCGTCGATGTACGTCTGGGCCAAGATTCCCGAAGCCTATGCACATTTGGGCTCGCTGGAATTCGCCAAGAAGCTGCTGCTCGAAGCCAAGGTCTGCGTCTCGCCGGGTGTCGGTTTTGGTGAATACGGCGACGATCACGTGCGTTTCGCCCTGATCGAAAACCAGGACCGGATTCGTCAGGCCGTGCGCGGTATTCGCGGGATGTTCCGGACCGACGGACTGCTCCCTGCAAAATCGGTCTGA
- a CDS encoding sarcosine oxidase subunit beta family protein, whose amino-acid sequence MQHYSGFGLFKHSLSHHENWQRMWRTPTPKKVYDVVIVGGGGHGLATAYYLAKEHGITNVAVVEKGWLGGGNTARNTTIVRSNYLWDESAHLYEHAMKLWEGLSQDLNYNVMFSQRGVYNLCHTLQDMRDSERRVSANRLNGVDGELLNGKQVAEEIPYLDCSKNTRYPIIGATVQRRGGVARHDAVAWGFARAADALGVDLIQQTEVTGFRKENGVCIGVETNKGFIGAKRVGVVTAGNSGHMAKLAGFRLPVESHPLQALVSEPIKPIIDSVIMSNAVHGYISQSDKGDLVIGAGIDGWVGYGQRGSYPVIEHTIQAIVEMFPVLSRVRMNRQWGGIVDTTPDACPIISKTPVPNMFFNCGWGTGGFKATPGSGNVFAASLAKGEMHPLAKPFSIDRFHNGALIDEHGAAAVAH is encoded by the coding sequence ATGCAGCATTACTCGGGCTTCGGCCTCTTCAAACACTCCCTCAGCCACCACGAAAACTGGCAGCGCATGTGGCGCACGCCGACCCCTAAAAAGGTCTACGACGTGGTCATCGTGGGCGGTGGCGGTCACGGTCTGGCGACCGCGTACTACCTGGCCAAAGAGCACGGCATCACCAACGTGGCCGTGGTCGAAAAAGGCTGGCTGGGCGGCGGCAACACTGCCCGGAACACCACCATCGTGCGCTCCAACTACCTGTGGGACGAATCCGCTCACCTGTACGAACACGCGATGAAACTGTGGGAAGGCCTGTCCCAGGACCTGAACTACAACGTGATGTTCTCCCAGCGCGGCGTCTACAACCTGTGCCACACCCTGCAGGACATGCGTGATTCCGAGCGTCGTGTCAGCGCTAACCGCCTGAACGGCGTTGATGGCGAACTGCTCAACGGCAAACAGGTGGCGGAAGAAATCCCGTACCTGGACTGCTCGAAAAACACCCGTTACCCGATCATCGGCGCGACCGTTCAACGTCGCGGCGGTGTCGCCCGTCACGACGCCGTGGCCTGGGGCTTCGCCCGTGCCGCTGACGCTTTAGGCGTGGACCTGATTCAGCAAACCGAAGTTACCGGTTTCCGTAAGGAGAACGGCGTGTGCATCGGCGTTGAAACCAACAAAGGCTTCATCGGCGCCAAGCGCGTCGGCGTGGTGACCGCTGGTAACTCCGGTCACATGGCCAAGCTCGCAGGCTTCCGTCTGCCGGTCGAATCTCACCCGCTGCAAGCGCTGGTGTCCGAGCCGATCAAACCGATTATCGACAGCGTGATCATGTCCAACGCCGTCCACGGCTACATCAGCCAGTCCGACAAGGGCGACCTGGTGATCGGCGCCGGTATCGACGGGTGGGTTGGCTATGGTCAACGCGGTTCGTACCCGGTGATCGAGCACACCATTCAGGCCATCGTCGAGATGTTCCCGGTGCTGTCGCGCGTGCGCATGAACCGTCAGTGGGGCGGCATCGTCGACACCACGCCGGACGCCTGCCCGATCATCTCCAAGACGCCTGTGCCGAACATGTTCTTCAACTGCGGTTGGGGCACCGGCGGCTTCAAGGCCACTCCGGGTTCGGGCAACGTTTTCGCTGCCAGTCTGGCGAAAGGCGAAATGCATCCGTTAGCCAAACCGTTTTCCATCGACCGTTTCCACAACGGCGCACTCATCGACGAACACGGCGCTGCTGCCGTCGCCCACTAA
- a CDS encoding cell division protein ZapA, whose translation MILDRDTTKVISILGNDYTIKAPEGQEQTLMDAVVMLKSALSETKRSYPTLIGDRLLVLAALNLCSKQIELKEQHAEALSRYEDKVSATVEVIEKVIAQG comes from the coding sequence ATGATTCTCGACCGCGACACCACCAAGGTCATTTCCATTCTTGGCAACGATTACACGATCAAGGCGCCTGAAGGTCAGGAACAGACCTTGATGGATGCCGTGGTCATGCTGAAATCGGCGTTGTCTGAAACCAAACGTAGTTATCCGACTTTGATCGGTGATCGTCTGTTGGTGCTGGCGGCGCTGAACCTGTGTTCGAAGCAGATCGAACTCAAAGAGCAGCACGCCGAAGCGCTGAGCCGCTATGAAGACAAGGTCAGTGCGACGGTCGAGGTGATTGAGAAGGTGATTGCGCAGGGGTGA
- the soxG gene encoding sarcosine oxidase subunit gamma family protein translates to MTTANVYQQRPTTDAKVESPLFHADLKSLVGKGRTNPGVVLREKKLLGHLTIRGDAHDPAFAAGVHKALGMELPAALTLVSSGDSSIQWMGPDEWLLIVPTGEEFAVEQKLREALAGLHIQVVNVSGGQSILELTGPNVRDVLMKSTSYDVHPSNFPVGKAVGTVFAKSQLVIRRTGEETWELLIRRSFSDYWWLWLQDASAEYGLGIAV, encoded by the coding sequence ATGACCACAGCCAACGTTTACCAACAGCGGCCAACGACCGACGCTAAAGTCGAGTCGCCTCTGTTTCACGCCGACCTGAAAAGCCTGGTCGGCAAGGGCCGCACCAACCCAGGTGTGGTGCTGCGCGAGAAAAAACTGCTGGGCCACCTGACCATTCGTGGCGATGCCCATGATCCGGCCTTCGCTGCCGGTGTTCACAAAGCGCTGGGCATGGAATTGCCTGCCGCGTTGACGCTGGTTTCCAGCGGCGACAGTTCGATCCAGTGGATGGGTCCGGATGAGTGGCTGCTGATCGTGCCAACCGGCGAAGAGTTCGCTGTCGAGCAGAAACTGCGTGAAGCGCTTGCAGGCTTGCACATTCAGGTGGTCAACGTGTCCGGCGGCCAATCCATTCTGGAGCTGACCGGCCCGAACGTGCGCGACGTGCTGATGAAATCCACCAGCTACGATGTACACCCAAGCAACTTCCCGGTCGGAAAGGCCGTCGGCACGGTGTTCGCCAAGTCGCAATTGGTGATCCGTCGTACGGGCGAAGAGACGTGGGAGCTGCTGATCCGCCGCAGCTTCTCCGATTACTGGTGGCTGTGGCTGCAGGATGCGAGCGCCGAGTACGGTCTCGGCATCGCTGTTTGA
- a CDS encoding sarcosine oxidase subunit delta, which translates to MLHIFCPHCGELRSEEEFHGSGQAHIPRPLDPAACTDEQWGDYMFFRDNPRGLHHELWIHAAGCRQYFNATRDTVTYEILETYLIGTKPQFVNPVPAVGKGDKA; encoded by the coding sequence ATGCTTCATATCTTCTGTCCACACTGTGGCGAGCTGCGCTCCGAAGAGGAATTCCACGGTTCGGGTCAGGCTCACATTCCGCGTCCTCTGGACCCGGCTGCCTGCACCGACGAGCAGTGGGGCGACTACATGTTCTTCCGCGATAACCCGCGTGGCCTGCACCACGAGCTGTGGATTCACGCCGCCGGTTGCCGCCAGTACTTCAACGCCACGCGTGACACCGTGACTTACGAAATTCTCGAAACCTATCTGATTGGCACCAAGCCACAGTTCGTGAACCCTGTGCCTGCGGTCGGAAAGGGAGACAAAGCATGA
- a CDS encoding low specificity L-threonine aldolase, whose translation MSDQSQQFASDNYSGICPEAWAAMEQANYGHQRAYGDDQWTARAADQFRQLFETDCEVFFAFNGTAANSLALSSLCQSYHSVICSETAHVETDECGAPEFFSNGSKLLTARSENGKLTPTSIREVALKRADIHYPKPRVVTLTQATEVGSVYLPEELKAISDTCKELGLNLHMDGARFANACAFLGCSPAELTWKAGIDVLCFGGTKNGMAVGEAILFFNHQLAEDFDYRCKQAGQLASKMRFLSAPWVGLLENDAWLKHARHANACAQLLADLVKDIPGVELMFPVQANGVFLQLSEAAIAALTAKGWRFYTFIGSGGARFMCSWDTEEARVRELAADIRLVMGA comes from the coding sequence ATGTCAGACCAAAGCCAGCAGTTTGCCAGCGACAACTATTCGGGAATCTGCCCGGAAGCGTGGGCGGCCATGGAGCAAGCCAACTATGGCCACCAGCGTGCCTACGGCGACGATCAGTGGACAGCACGCGCGGCCGATCAATTCCGCCAGCTGTTCGAAACCGACTGCGAAGTGTTCTTCGCCTTCAACGGCACGGCAGCCAACTCATTGGCGCTGTCGTCGTTGTGCCAGAGCTATCACAGCGTCATCTGCTCCGAGACCGCCCACGTCGAAACCGACGAGTGTGGCGCGCCGGAGTTCTTTTCCAACGGCTCGAAGCTGCTCACCGCCCGCAGCGAGAACGGCAAGCTGACGCCCACGTCGATTCGTGAAGTCGCGCTCAAGCGCGCCGACATCCACTATCCGAAACCGCGTGTCGTGACGCTGACTCAGGCAACCGAAGTCGGCAGCGTCTACCTGCCCGAAGAGCTGAAAGCCATCAGCGACACCTGCAAGGAACTCGGCCTGAACCTGCACATGGACGGCGCCCGTTTCGCCAACGCCTGCGCATTTCTGGGCTGCTCACCCGCTGAGCTGACCTGGAAAGCAGGCATCGACGTGCTGTGCTTCGGCGGCACCAAGAACGGCATGGCAGTGGGTGAGGCGATTCTGTTCTTCAACCACCAGCTGGCCGAAGACTTCGACTATCGCTGCAAGCAGGCAGGGCAACTGGCGTCGAAAATGCGTTTTCTGTCGGCCCCCTGGGTGGGCCTGCTGGAAAACGATGCGTGGCTCAAACACGCTCGCCACGCCAACGCCTGCGCGCAATTGCTGGCCGACCTGGTCAAGGACATTCCGGGCGTTGAGCTGATGTTCCCGGTGCAGGCCAACGGCGTATTCTTGCAACTGTCGGAGGCAGCCATCGCCGCACTGACCGCCAAGGGCTGGCGGTTCTACACCTTCATCGGCAGCGGCGGCGCGCGCTTCATGTGCTCGTGGGACACCGAAGAAGCCCGCGTGCGGGAGCTGGCGGCGGATATCCGTCTGGTGATGGGGGCCTGA
- a CDS encoding sarcosine oxidase subunit alpha gives MSQSNRLPNGGRIDRSKVLNFNFNGQTYQGFEGDTLAAALLANGVDVIGRSFKYSRPRGIFAAGSEEPNAVLQIGATEATQIPNVRATQQALYSGLVATSTNGWPSVNTDMMGILGKVGGKLMPPGFYYKTFMYPQSFWMTYEKYIRKAAGLGRSPTENDPDTYDNMNHHADVLVVGAGPAGLAAALAAARSGARVIVADEQEEFGGSLLDSRESLDGKPAAEWVATVVAELKGLANVVLLPRATVNGYHDHNFLTIHERLTDHLGDRAPIGQVRQRLHRVRAKRVVLATGTHERPLVYGNNDVPGNMLAGAVSTYVRRYGVAPGKKLVLSTNNDYAYRVALDWLDAGLQVIAVADVRHNPRGALVEEARAKGIRILTGSAVIEARGSKRVSGARVAAIDVKAHKVTSPGEWLDCDLIASSGGYSPIVHLASHLGGKPVWREDILGFVPGEAPQKRVCVGGINGVYALGDALADGFEGGVRAATEAGFQPVEGVIPKALSRVEEPTLAIFQVPHEKGTSRAPKQFVDLQNDVTAAAIELATREGFESVEHVKRYTALGFGTDQGKLGNVNGLAIAARSLNVTIPEMGTTMFRPNYTPITFGAIVGRHCGHIFEPVRFTALHAWHVKNGAEFEDVGQWKRPWYFPKAGEDIHAAVRRECKAVRDSVGLLDASTLGKIDIQGPDAREFLNRIYTNAWTKLDVGKARYGLMCKEDGMVFDDGVTACVADNHFIMTTTTGGAARVLQWLEIYQQTEWPDLKVYFTSVTDHYATLTLSGPNSRKLLDEVTDIDLGREAFPFMTWKEGLVGGVPARVFRISFTGELSYEVNIQADYAMGVLEKIAEAGKKYNLTPYGTETMHVLRAEKGFIIVGQDTDGSMTPDDLNMGWCVGRTKPFSWIGQRGMNREDCVRDQRKQLVGLKPIDPNKWLPEGAQLVFDPKQSIPMTMVGHVTSSYAANSLGYSFAMGVVKGGLKRMGERVFSPQADGSVIEAEIVSSVFFDPKGDRQNVE, from the coding sequence ATGAGCCAGTCCAATCGTCTGCCCAATGGTGGCCGCATCGACCGCAGCAAGGTCCTGAACTTCAACTTCAACGGCCAGACCTATCAAGGCTTTGAAGGCGACACCCTGGCCGCAGCCCTGCTGGCCAACGGCGTTGATGTCATCGGCCGCAGCTTCAAATATTCGCGTCCTCGCGGCATCTTCGCGGCAGGTTCCGAAGAGCCGAACGCAGTGCTGCAGATCGGCGCGACCGAAGCTACCCAGATCCCGAACGTGCGCGCCACGCAACAAGCGCTGTACTCGGGCCTGGTCGCCACCAGCACCAACGGCTGGCCAAGCGTGAACACCGACATGATGGGGATTCTCGGCAAGGTCGGCGGCAAGCTGATGCCACCGGGCTTCTACTACAAAACCTTCATGTACCCGCAATCGTTCTGGATGACCTACGAGAAGTACATTCGTAAGGCCGCCGGTCTTGGCCGTTCCCCGACCGAAAACGATCCGGACACCTACGACAACATGAACCACCACGCCGACGTGCTGGTGGTTGGCGCAGGCCCTGCTGGCCTGGCGGCGGCACTGGCGGCTGCACGCAGCGGCGCCCGTGTGATCGTGGCTGACGAACAGGAAGAATTCGGTGGCAGCCTGCTGGATTCCCGCGAAAGCCTCGACGGCAAGCCCGCCGCTGAGTGGGTCGCGACCGTCGTTGCCGAGCTGAAAGGCCTGGCCAACGTGGTCCTGCTGCCGCGCGCTACCGTGAACGGCTACCACGACCACAACTTCCTGACCATTCACGAGCGTTTGACCGATCACCTCGGCGACCGTGCACCGATTGGCCAAGTACGTCAGCGTCTGCACCGCGTTCGCGCCAAGCGCGTCGTGCTGGCGACCGGTACTCACGAACGTCCGCTGGTCTACGGCAACAACGATGTGCCGGGCAACATGCTGGCCGGTGCCGTTTCGACGTATGTCCGCCGTTATGGTGTGGCACCGGGCAAGAAATTGGTCCTGTCCACCAACAACGACTACGCCTACCGTGTGGCGCTGGACTGGCTCGACGCCGGTCTGCAAGTGATTGCCGTCGCCGATGTGCGTCACAACCCACGTGGCGCGCTGGTCGAAGAAGCCCGTGCCAAAGGCATCCGCATCCTGACCGGCAGCGCCGTGATCGAAGCTCGCGGCAGCAAGCGCGTCAGCGGTGCCCGCGTGGCCGCGATTGACGTGAAAGCGCACAAAGTTACCAGCCCAGGCGAATGGCTTGATTGCGACCTGATCGCCAGCTCCGGTGGTTACAGCCCGATCGTTCACCTGGCCTCCCACTTGGGCGGCAAGCCGGTCTGGCGTGAAGACATCCTCGGTTTCGTGCCGGGTGAAGCCCCTCAGAAACGCGTCTGCGTGGGCGGGATCAACGGCGTTTACGCGCTCGGCGACGCGCTGGCTGACGGTTTCGAAGGCGGCGTGCGAGCAGCCACTGAAGCCGGTTTCCAACCTGTAGAGGGTGTTATCCCGAAAGCGTTGAGCCGCGTGGAAGAGCCTACCTTGGCGATCTTCCAGGTGCCGCACGAGAAAGGCACGTCCCGCGCGCCGAAGCAATTCGTCGACCTGCAAAACGACGTCACCGCCGCCGCCATCGAACTGGCGACCCGCGAAGGCTTCGAGTCGGTCGAGCACGTAAAACGCTACACCGCGCTGGGCTTCGGCACCGATCAGGGCAAACTGGGCAACGTCAACGGTCTGGCCATCGCGGCCCGTTCGCTGAACGTCACCATCCCTGAGATGGGCACCACCATGTTCCGCCCGAACTACACGCCGATCACCTTCGGTGCGATTGTCGGTCGTCACTGCGGCCACATCTTCGAGCCTGTGCGCTTCACCGCGCTGCACGCCTGGCACGTCAAGAACGGCGCCGAATTCGAAGACGTCGGTCAGTGGAAACGTCCGTGGTACTTCCCGAAAGCCGGTGAAGACATCCATGCTGCCGTGCGCCGCGAATGCAAAGCCGTGCGCGATAGCGTCGGCCTGCTGGACGCCTCGACCCTCGGCAAGATCGACATTCAAGGCCCGGATGCGCGTGAGTTCCTGAACCGCATCTACACCAACGCCTGGACTAAGCTCGATGTGGGCAAGGCGCGTTACGGCCTGATGTGTAAAGAAGACGGCATGGTCTTCGACGACGGTGTCACCGCTTGCGTCGCTGACAACCACTTCATCATGACCACCACCACGGGCGGCGCTGCGCGCGTCCTGCAATGGCTGGAAATCTATCAGCAGACCGAATGGCCGGACCTGAAGGTGTACTTCACCTCAGTGACCGACCACTACGCGACCCTGACCCTGTCGGGCCCGAACAGCCGCAAGCTGCTCGACGAAGTGACCGACATCGACCTGGGCCGTGAAGCCTTCCCGTTCATGACCTGGAAGGAAGGTCTGGTCGGTGGTGTCCCGGCACGTGTGTTCCGGATTTCCTTCACCGGTGAGCTTTCCTACGAAGTGAACATCCAGGCTGACTACGCCATGGGCGTTCTGGAAAAAATCGCTGAAGCGGGCAAGAAGTACAACCTGACCCCGTACGGCACTGAAACCATGCACGTACTGCGTGCGGAGAAGGGCTTCATCATCGTCGGCCAGGACACCGACGGCTCGATGACTCCGGACGACCTGAACATGGGCTGGTGTGTCGGTCGCACCAAACCGTTCTCGTGGATCGGTCAGCGCGGCATGAACCGTGAAGACTGCGTGCGTGATCAGCGCAAGCAACTGGTTGGCCTCAAGCCAATCGACCCGAACAAATGGCTGCCGGAAGGCGCGCAACTGGTGTTCGACCCTAAACAGTCGATCCCGATGACGATGGTCGGTCACGTGACGTCGAGCTACGCGGCGAACTCGCTGGGTTACTCGTTCGCCATGGGCGTGGTCAAGGGCGGTCTGAAGCGCATGGGCGAACGCGTGTTCTCGCCACAGGCGGATGGCAGCGTGATCGAGGCGGAAATCGTTTCCTCGGTGTTCTTCGATCCGAAGGGCGACCGGCAGAACGTGGAGTAA
- the purU gene encoding formyltetrahydrofolate deformylase produces MSRAPDTWILTADCPSVLGTVDAVTRFLFEQGCYVTEHHSFDDRLSSRFFIRVEFRQPDGFDEASFRAGLTERAAAFGMNFELTAPNYRPKVVIMVSKADHCLNDLLYRQRINQLSMDVVAVVSNHPDLEPLARWHDIPYYHFPLDPNDKPAQEAKVWQVIEESGAELVVLARYMQVLSPELCRKLDGKAINIHHSLLPGFKGAKPYHQAYNKGVKLVGATAHYINNDLDEGPIIAQGVEVVDHSHYPEDLIAKGRDIEGLTLARAVGYHIERRVFLNANRTVVL; encoded by the coding sequence ATGAGCCGCGCCCCCGATACCTGGATTCTGACCGCCGACTGCCCCAGCGTGCTGGGCACGGTGGATGCGGTGACGCGCTTTCTGTTCGAGCAGGGCTGCTACGTCACCGAGCACCATTCGTTCGATGACCGGCTGTCCAGCCGCTTTTTCATTCGCGTTGAATTCCGTCAGCCCGACGGCTTCGACGAGGCATCTTTTCGCGCGGGCCTGACCGAACGTGCCGCAGCCTTTGGCATGAACTTCGAGCTGACGGCGCCGAATTACCGCCCAAAAGTGGTGATTATGGTCTCCAAGGCCGATCACTGCCTGAACGACCTACTCTACCGTCAGCGCATCAATCAACTGTCGATGGACGTGGTCGCCGTGGTCTCCAACCACCCCGATCTCGAACCACTGGCGCGCTGGCACGACATTCCCTACTACCATTTCCCACTCGACCCCAACGACAAGCCTGCGCAGGAAGCGAAGGTCTGGCAGGTAATCGAGGAATCCGGCGCGGAGCTGGTGGTGCTTGCCCGTTACATGCAAGTGCTGTCGCCGGAGCTGTGCCGCAAGCTCGATGGCAAGGCGATCAACATTCACCACTCGCTGCTGCCGGGCTTCAAGGGCGCCAAGCCGTATCACCAGGCCTACAACAAAGGCGTGAAACTGGTCGGCGCAACGGCGCATTACATCAACAACGATCTGGACGAAGGTCCGATCATCGCCCAGGGCGTCGAGGTGGTAGACCACAGTCACTACCCCGAAGACCTGATCGCCAAGGGCCGCGACATCGAAGGCCTGACCCTGGCGCGAGCGGTGGGTTATCACATTGAACGGCGTGTGTTCCTCAACGCCAACAGGACAGTCGTCCTCTAA
- a CDS encoding serine hydroxymethyltransferase, whose protein sequence is MFSKQDQIQGYDDALLAAMNAEDQRQEDHIELIASENYTSKRVMQAQGSGLTNKYAEGYPGKRYYGGCEHVDKVEQLAIDRAKQLFGADYANVQPHSGSSANSAVYLALLQAGDTILGMSLAHGGHLTHGAKVSSSGKLYNAVQYGIDTTTGLIDYDEVERLAVEHKPKMIVAGFSAYSKTLDFPRFRAIADKVGALLFVDMAHVAGLVAAGLYPNPIPFADVVTTTTHKTLRGPRGGLILAKANEEIEKKLNAAVFPGAQGGPLMHVIAGKAVCFKEAMEPGFKAYQQQVIDNAQAMAQVFIDRGYDVVSGGTDNHLFLVSLIRQGLTGKEADAALGRSHITVNKNAVPNDPQSPFVTSGLRIGTPAVTTRGFKVTQCVTLAGWICDILDNLGDADVEANVASQVAALCADFPVYR, encoded by the coding sequence ATGTTCAGCAAGCAAGACCAAATCCAGGGTTATGACGATGCACTGTTGGCAGCGATGAATGCCGAAGATCAACGTCAGGAAGATCACATCGAGCTGATCGCCTCGGAGAACTACACCAGCAAGCGCGTGATGCAGGCTCAGGGCAGCGGCCTGACCAACAAATATGCCGAAGGCTATCCGGGCAAGCGTTACTACGGTGGCTGCGAGCACGTCGACAAGGTCGAGCAACTGGCCATCGACCGCGCCAAGCAACTGTTCGGTGCTGATTACGCCAACGTCCAGCCGCACTCCGGTTCGTCCGCCAACAGCGCGGTTTACCTGGCCCTGCTGCAAGCTGGCGACACCATTCTGGGCATGAGCCTGGCCCACGGCGGTCACTTGACCCACGGCGCCAAAGTGTCGTCCTCGGGCAAGCTCTACAACGCTGTTCAATACGGCATCGACACCACCACTGGCCTGATCGATTACGACGAAGTCGAGCGTCTGGCCGTTGAGCACAAGCCGAAAATGATCGTTGCCGGTTTCTCGGCTTACTCCAAGACCCTGGACTTCCCCCGCTTCCGCGCCATCGCTGACAAAGTCGGTGCCCTGCTGTTCGTCGACATGGCCCACGTGGCCGGTCTGGTCGCTGCCGGTCTGTACCCGAACCCGATTCCGTTCGCTGACGTGGTCACCACCACCACCCACAAAACCCTGCGCGGTCCACGTGGCGGTCTGATCCTGGCCAAAGCCAACGAAGAAATTGAAAAGAAACTGAACGCCGCTGTATTCCCGGGCGCTCAGGGCGGCCCGCTGATGCACGTCATCGCTGGCAAGGCCGTGTGCTTCAAGGAAGCCATGGAGCCAGGCTTCAAGGCTTATCAACAGCAAGTGATCGACAACGCCCAGGCCATGGCGCAGGTGTTCATCGATCGCGGTTATGACGTTGTGTCCGGCGGCACCGACAACCACCTGTTCCTCGTGAGCCTGATCCGTCAGGGCCTGACCGGTAAAGAAGCTGACGCCGCTCTCGGTCGTTCGCACATCACCGTGAACAAGAACGCCGTGCCGAACGATCCACAATCGCCGTTCGTGACTTCGGGCCTGCGTATCGGCACCCCGGCCGTCACCACCCGTGGTTTCAAAGTTACCCAATGCGTCACGCTGGCCGGCTGGATCTGCGACATTCTCGACAACCTCGGCGATGCCGATGTCGAGGCCAATGTTGCCAGCCAAGTCGCCGCGCTGTGCGCCGATTTCCCGGTTTACCGCTGA
- a CDS encoding TraX family protein, giving the protein MIETISAVRPERDRALDLLKWLAMLSMVLDHLRYVGWHVDGLYVPGRLAFAWFCLAIAANVGRSLLRGVTPRPDWKYLTWLVVFSVVAELPYRLYMADEVTTLNVLPTLVLGLLVAQGAVARSWMPRIVGVVALGLGVAFGQQLMFGAYGVLLPTAFLLVLRGPLWLAVVPGTVCLLSNEWPKIIDGMMWGDPISIGALIACLLGPFLGLALLRWRPRFGVWPMRRWAYLIYPLHFLVLLGLRDLLL; this is encoded by the coding sequence ATGATCGAGACGATTTCAGCGGTGCGCCCCGAGCGCGACCGGGCCTTGGACCTGCTCAAGTGGCTGGCGATGCTGAGCATGGTGCTCGATCACTTGCGTTATGTCGGCTGGCATGTCGATGGGCTGTACGTGCCGGGACGATTGGCGTTTGCGTGGTTCTGTCTGGCGATTGCGGCGAATGTCGGACGCAGCCTTTTGCGCGGGGTGACGCCTCGTCCGGACTGGAAATATCTGACGTGGCTGGTGGTGTTTTCCGTGGTCGCCGAGCTTCCCTATCGGCTGTACATGGCGGATGAGGTCACTACGCTGAACGTCCTGCCGACCTTGGTGCTGGGGCTGCTGGTGGCGCAGGGCGCGGTTGCTCGCTCATGGATGCCACGCATTGTGGGTGTTGTCGCACTCGGTCTGGGTGTCGCGTTTGGCCAGCAACTCATGTTCGGTGCTTACGGAGTGTTGCTGCCGACGGCCTTTCTATTGGTGTTGCGCGGGCCACTTTGGCTGGCGGTGGTTCCGGGGACAGTGTGCCTTTTAAGCAATGAATGGCCGAAGATCATCGACGGAATGATGTGGGGTGATCCGATTTCGATTGGGGCGTTGATCGCGTGTCTGCTGGGGCCGTTTCTGGGGCTGGCGCTGTTGCGGTGGCGGCCGAGGTTTGGCGTCTGGCCGATGCGCAGGTGGGCGTATCTGATTTATCCCCTGCATTTTCTGGTGCTGCTCGGTCTGCGCGATCTGCTCCTTTGA